Proteins encoded in a region of the Vicia villosa cultivar HV-30 ecotype Madison, WI linkage group LG5, Vvil1.0, whole genome shotgun sequence genome:
- the LOC131607233 gene encoding probable O-methyltransferase 3: MIIEESKPMGSQSEDHLTKMLQAQTKVFNHIFSFINSMSLKCAIELSIPDIIQNYGQPIPLSQLIAKLPIHHSKTGDIHRLMRILTHSGFFNAIENNDVEEVMYELNDASRLLLKDHPYSMTSLLHLILGPILSKPWHQLSSWYKNDDLSPFHTENNGVAFWDYAGDDPKHNELFNEAMACETRMACSVVMGKFREVFEKMESLVDVGGGVGTMSKAIAKSFPNIDCVVFDLPHVVGGLQGSENLKYVGGDMFEAIPPTHSILLKGVLHDWSDEKCLKILKKCKEAIMSNGKVIIIDAVIGSEKEENETIEAQLFYDLEMMVLVNGKERNEKEWSNLFFSAGFSNYKITHGLGFKSLIEVFP; this comes from the exons ATGATAATTGAGGAATCAAAACCAATGGGGTCTCAAAGCGAAGACCATCTTACAAAAATGCTTCAAGCTCAAACCAAGGTCTTCAATCACATTTTCAGTTTCATAAACTCAATGTCCCTTAAATGTGCAATTGAATTGAGTATACCAGATATCATACAAAACTATGGTCAACCTATCCCCCTTTCACAACTCATTGCTAAATTACCAATTCACCATTCCAAAACCGGTGACATACATCGTTTGATGCGAATTTTAACACATTCTGGTTTCTTCAACGCCATTGAAAATAATGACGTTGAAGAAGTAATGTATGAGCTTAATGATGCATCTAGATTATTGCTTAAGGATCATCCCTATAGTATGACATCTTTGTTACATCTTATACTTGGTCCAATTTTGAGTAAACCATGGCATCAACTTTCTAGTTGGTACAAAAATGATGACCTTTCACCTTTTCACACTGAAAACAATGGAGTTGCTTTTTGGGATTATGCTGGTGATGACCCTAAACATAATGAGTTGTTTAATGAAGCTATGGCTTGTGAAACTAGAATGGCTTGTAGTGTTGTGATGGGGAAGTTTAGAGAGGTGTTTGAAAAGATGGAATCATTGGTTGATGTTGGTGGAGGTGTAGGGACCATGTCTAAGGCTATTGCTAAGTCATTCCCAAATATTGATTGTGTTGTGTTTGATCTTCCACATGTTGTTGGTGGATTGCAAGGAAGTGAGAACTTGAAATATGTTGGAGGGGACATGTTTGAGGCTATTCCTCCTACTCATTCAATTTTACTCAAG GGTGTATTACATGATTGGAGCGATGAGAAATGtctgaaaatactaaagaaatgcAAGGAAGCAATAATGAGCAATGGAAAAGTGATAATCATAGATGCAGTGATAGGGAGTGAGAAGGAAGAGAATGAAACAATTGAAGCACAGTTATTCTATGATTTGGAGATGATGGTGTTGGTTAATggaaaagagagaaatgagaaAGAATGGTCTAACTTGTTTTTCTCCGCTGGTTTTAGTAACTACAAGATCACTCATGGTCTTGGTTTTAAGTCTCTCATTGAGGTTTTCCCATAG
- the LOC131607234 gene encoding uncharacterized protein LOC131607234 has product MQHDEVIWQVIRHNHCSFMAKITTGIFCRNPYSITGICNRSSCPLANSRYATIREDNGVFYLYMKTIERAHMPKDLWERVKLPRNYEQALEVIDKNLMFWPKILIHKIKQRLTKMTQMRIRMRKLALKTREKITTLPRKEVKREARREEKAEKAAVLEKSIEKELLTRLKEGLYKQDDIINYPFEEYNKIIEMEKSQPAEEEDEMEEEIEYVEGPYDELEEEDDIEDFGAYAIDETQGNDRDDENDGSAEDEETKARDERKAKRKSTLASKKLEKDGRDPKSKKTRVLVEVERDDAGERQRAVL; this is encoded by the exons ATGCAGCACGACGAGGTTATATGGCAAGTTATCAGGCACAACCATTGCAGTTTCATGGCAAA aATTACAACAGGTATTTTTTGTAGAAACCCTTACAGCATCACCGGAATTTGTAACCGAAGTTCCTGTCCTTTAGCTAATAGTCGCTATGCCACCATTCGTGAAGACAATG GTGTGTTTTACCTTTACATGAAAACTATTGAAAGAGCTCATATGCCGAAGGATTTGTGGGAAAGAGTTAAGCTTCCTAGAAATTACGAGCAGGCGCTTGAAGTCATAGACAAAAATCTG ATGTTTTGGCCCAAGATTCTTATACACAAGATAAAACAACGATTGACCAAAATGACCCAGATGCGTATACGTATGAGGAAACTTGCTTTGAAAACAAG GGAGAAAATCACGACGCTGCCAAGGAAAGAGGTTAAGAGAGAAGCTAGAAGAGAGGAGAAAGCCGAAAAAGCAGCTGTGCTAGAAAAG TCTATTGAGAAAGAGCTATTGACACGCCTTAAAGAAGGACTTTACAAGCAAGATGATATTATCAACTATCCTTTTGAAGAATACAACAAGATTATTGAAATGGAGAAAAGTCAACCTGCTGAAGAAGAGGATGAAATG GAAGAAGAAATAGAATATGTAGAAGGTCCTTATGACGAACTTGAAGAGGAAGATGACATAGAAGATTTTGGTGCTTATGCAATTGATGAGACACAGGGCAATGACCGCGATGATGAAAATG ATGGAAGtgctgaagatgaagaaactaaaGCTCGTGATGAAAGAAAAGCCAAAAGGAAATCGACTTTAgcttcaaagaaacttgaaaaggATGGCCGTGATCCTAAATCAAAGAAAACAAGGGTCCTCGTCGAG GTGGAACGTGACGATGCTGGTGAAAGGCAAAGAGCAGTACTGTAG